A DNA window from Malus domestica chromosome 12, GDT2T_hap1 contains the following coding sequences:
- the LOC103449319 gene encoding choline/ethanolaminephosphotransferase 1-like isoform X1, translating to MFANIFLFSLVSSHSSVSDFFFRPNMITLTGFMFLLTSALLGHIYSPRLDSAPPRWVNFAHGLLLFLYQTFDAVDGKQARRTNSSSPLGELFDHGCDALACAFEALAFGSTAMCGRSTFWFWVISAVPFYFATWESYFTNTLILPAVNGPTEGLMLIYLAHFFTAIVGSEWWALQFGKSLPFLSWVPILSEIPTYKAVLYLMIAFAVIPTLTFNVSNVHKVVQARKASMILALAMIYPFVVLLVGVLAWGYLSPADIVGNYPHLVVLGSGLAFGYLVGRLILAHLCDEPKGLKTGMCMSLLYLPFAIANALTAKLNDGVPLVDESLVLLGYCAFTATLYLHFATSVIHEITTALGIYCFRITRKEA from the exons ATGTTTGCTaacattttccttttttccctGGTTTCTTCCCACTCTTCCGTTTCTGACTTTTTCTTCAGGCCCAACATG ATAACTCTAACAGGATTCATGTTCTTGCTCACATCTGCTCTGCTTGGCCAT ATATATTCACCACGACTGGATTCAGCTCCTCCTAGATGGGTTAATTTCGCTCATGGATTGCTACTTTTCTTATACCAG ACCTTTGATGCCGTTGATGGGAAACAAGCAAGACGGACAAATTCCTCGAGTCCACTAGGGGAACTTTTTGACCATG GTTGTGATGCCCTTGCGTGTGCG TTCGAAGCATTGGCCTTTGGAAGTACTGCAATGTGTGGAAGATCTACTTTCTGGTTCTGGGTGATTTCAGCTGTTCCATTTTACTTTGCTACTTGGGAGTC TTACTTTACCAATACCCTAATCCTTCCTGCTGTTAATGGGCCCACGGAGGGTCTAATGCTGATATATTTGGCCCATTTTTTCACAGCTATCGTTG GTTCTGAGTGGTGGGCTCTACAATTTGGAAAGTCTTTGCCTTTTCTGAGTTGGGTCCCCATTCTTAGTG AAATCCCAACATACAAAGCTGTGTTGTATCTAATGATAGCTTTTGCTGTCATCCCAACGCTCACATTCAA TGTATCCAATGTTCATAAGGTTGTTCAAGCAAGGAAAGCAAGTATGATATTGGCACTGGCAATG ATTTACCCTTTTGTAGTCCTTTTGGTAGGAGTTTTGGCATG GGGTTACTTGTCACCAGCTGACATTGTGGGGAACTATCCACATTTAGTCGTTTTGGGAAGTGGGCTTGCTTTTGGGTACCTTGTG GGAAGATTGATTCTTGCGCACTTGTGTGATGAGccaaagggtttgaaaactggAATGTGCATG TCATTGTTGTATCTTCCATTTGCCATTGCAAATGCACTCACAGCTAAACTGAACGATGG AGTTCCTTTGGTTGATGAGAGCTTGGTTCTTCTTGGTTACTGTGCATTTACAG CGACACTCTATCTTCACTTTGCAACGTCAGTCATTCACGAGATCACAACAGCCTTGGGAATCTATTGCTTTAG
- the LOC103449319 gene encoding choline/ethanolaminephosphotransferase 1-like isoform X2 yields MFLLTSALLGHIYSPRLDSAPPRWVNFAHGLLLFLYQTFDAVDGKQARRTNSSSPLGELFDHGCDALACAFEALAFGSTAMCGRSTFWFWVISAVPFYFATWESYFTNTLILPAVNGPTEGLMLIYLAHFFTAIVGSEWWALQFGKSLPFLSWVPILSEIPTYKAVLYLMIAFAVIPTLTFNVSNVHKVVQARKASMILALAMIYPFVVLLVGVLAWGYLSPADIVGNYPHLVVLGSGLAFGYLVGRLILAHLCDEPKGLKTGMCMSLLYLPFAIANALTAKLNDGVPLVDESLVLLGYCAFTATLYLHFATSVIHEITTALGIYCFRITRKEA; encoded by the exons ATGTTCTTGCTCACATCTGCTCTGCTTGGCCAT ATATATTCACCACGACTGGATTCAGCTCCTCCTAGATGGGTTAATTTCGCTCATGGATTGCTACTTTTCTTATACCAG ACCTTTGATGCCGTTGATGGGAAACAAGCAAGACGGACAAATTCCTCGAGTCCACTAGGGGAACTTTTTGACCATG GTTGTGATGCCCTTGCGTGTGCG TTCGAAGCATTGGCCTTTGGAAGTACTGCAATGTGTGGAAGATCTACTTTCTGGTTCTGGGTGATTTCAGCTGTTCCATTTTACTTTGCTACTTGGGAGTC TTACTTTACCAATACCCTAATCCTTCCTGCTGTTAATGGGCCCACGGAGGGTCTAATGCTGATATATTTGGCCCATTTTTTCACAGCTATCGTTG GTTCTGAGTGGTGGGCTCTACAATTTGGAAAGTCTTTGCCTTTTCTGAGTTGGGTCCCCATTCTTAGTG AAATCCCAACATACAAAGCTGTGTTGTATCTAATGATAGCTTTTGCTGTCATCCCAACGCTCACATTCAA TGTATCCAATGTTCATAAGGTTGTTCAAGCAAGGAAAGCAAGTATGATATTGGCACTGGCAATG ATTTACCCTTTTGTAGTCCTTTTGGTAGGAGTTTTGGCATG GGGTTACTTGTCACCAGCTGACATTGTGGGGAACTATCCACATTTAGTCGTTTTGGGAAGTGGGCTTGCTTTTGGGTACCTTGTG GGAAGATTGATTCTTGCGCACTTGTGTGATGAGccaaagggtttgaaaactggAATGTGCATG TCATTGTTGTATCTTCCATTTGCCATTGCAAATGCACTCACAGCTAAACTGAACGATGG AGTTCCTTTGGTTGATGAGAGCTTGGTTCTTCTTGGTTACTGTGCATTTACAG CGACACTCTATCTTCACTTTGCAACGTCAGTCATTCACGAGATCACAACAGCCTTGGGAATCTATTGCTTTAG